From Micromonospora carbonacea:
GCCGGTCGGGCTGTGGCTCGGGCACACCGGCCGGGGCGGCGGGCTGGTCGTGCTGGTGTCCAACGTCACCCTGGCGATCCCCACCCTGGCCCTGCTGACCATCCTGCCGCTGACCTTCCTCGGGTTCGGCCGCCCCGCCGTGGTGGTCGCGCTGGCCGTCTTCGCGGTGCCGCCGCTGCTGGCCAACGCGTACACGGGGGTGCGGCAGACCGACCCGGAGGCCCGGGACGCGGCCCGCGGGATGGGGCTGTCGGGCGGGCAGGTGCTGCGCCGGGTGGAGCTGCCGCTGGCGGTGCCGTACCTGGCGGCCGGGTTCCGCACGGCGGCGGTGCAGGTGGTGGCGACGGCCGCGCTGGCGTCGTTCGTCAACGGCGGCGGGCTGGGCCAGATCATCCGGGCCGGCTTCGGCCTGGACATCGCCGCCGGCGGCGGGCAGATCATCGCGGGCGGCCTGCTGGTGGCCGGGCTGGCGATGCTGGTCGAGCTGGTGTTGGCCCTGGTCGAGCGGCTGGTCACCCCGCGCCCGCTGCGCCCGGCGCGGCGGCGGGCCAACCGCCGGGCCGCCGACGCCGTCGCCGGGAGCTGACCGCCCGGGTCACGCTCGGGTGACGATCCGGTGACGAACCTCGCCTCGGGTTGTCGGTCCCGGCGGGCAGGATGTTGGGTGGAAGATCGCGGGCGACGACAGGAGATCGTCCGTCGGACACGCGGCCGGCCCGAGGGCCGCGCCGGGACACGGAAGGCGGGCTTGATGCGCGCACGTACACGGCTGGCCATCGGCGCGGTCGGCGCCCTCGCGGCGGCCGGTTTCCTCACCGGCTGCGGCGACGCCGGCTCCTCCGGCACCGAGGCCCCGCAGCAGGGGGCGTCGGGGGCGGGGTGCGCCCCGGTCGCCGGTGACCAGCTCGTCGTCCTCGCCGACGACAAGAAGCTCCAGAACACCGACAACGTCATTCCGGCGGTCAACGCCAAGGCGGCCACCCCGGAGCTGCTCGCGGCGCTGGACAAGGTCTCCGCCGCGCTGGACACGCCGAAGCTGATCGCGCTCAACAAGGCCGTCGACGTCGACCGCAAGACCAGCAAGGTCGCCGCCGAGGAGTTCGTCACGGCCAACAACGTCACCCAGGGCATCGCCAAGGGGCCGGGCGGCACGATCGTCGTCGGCGCCGGCAACTTCACCGAGAGCCAGACCATCGCCGAGCTGTACCGCATCGCGCTCACCGCCGCCGGCTACCAGGTCAAGGTGCAGCAGATCGGCAACCGGGAGCTCTACGAGCCGGCCCTGGAGAAGGGCGAGATCCAGGTCGTCCCGGAGTACGCGGCGACCATGGCCGAGTTCCTCAACACGAAGGCCAACGGCAAGGACGCCCAGCCGGTCTCCTCGCCGGAGCTGGACAAGACCGTCGCCGCCCTCAAGGCCGCCGGCGAGAAGGCCGGCATCGCCTTCGGCGCGCCGTCCGCCGCCCAGGACCAGAACGCGTTCGCCGTCACCAAGGCGTTCGCCGACAAGTACGGGGTGGGCACCCTGTCCGAGCTGGCGGCCAAGTGCTCCGGCAGCGCGACCGTGCTGGCCGGCCCGCCGGAGTGCCCGCAGCGCCCGAAGTGCCAGGCGGGCCTGGTGGAGGTCTACGACTTCAAGGCCGGCTCGTTCAGCTCGCTGGACGCGGGTGGCCCGCAGACCAAGAACGCCCTGAAGACGGGGAGCGCCAGCGTCGGCCTCGTCTTCTCGTCCGACGGGGCGCTCGCGGCCAGCTGACCCGCCCACCGGTCGCCGGCGGCACCGTGCCGTCGGCGACCGGTGCTGTTCAGAACGTTCCCAGTAGGCGGAACTCTCGGTAGGCTGCACATCCATGCCCGCCACGGTTGCCGCCACCGACAGGCGTGATCCCCGACTGCTGTCCGTGCTGTTCTGGATCGGTGTGGCGCTGGCCCCCGTCGCGGCGCTGATCCTGCTGGTCGCCGACGGCAACGGTCCGCTGCGGTTCGCCGCCGTGCTGGCGATCCTCGCCGTGGTGCTGATCGGCCTGTCGATCGCGCTGCGCGCCGACGGCGACGGCGGGCACGGGGAGGCGGCCGAGGAGCTGCGGGACGAGATCGACCAGTTGCGCCGGGAGCTGCGCGGCGAGATCGTGGCCGCCGCCCAGCGCGGCAACCAGGCCCTCGACGTGTCCCAGCGGGCCCAGGAGCAGGTGGGCGCGCTGCGTCGCCGGCTCGACGCCGCGGCGGCCGGGATCGCCGCCGACCCCGATCCGCCGGCGGCGCAGCCGGCGGGAGCGGGCCGGGTCCGGGTCGCGCCCGCCGAGACGTACGCCGACGCCGGCCCGCCCGGCGACGCCGAGGAGGCCCCGGCGGCCGGGCTCCGTGCGCCCGCCCGCCCGGACGACGCGTCCCCGGGCCACCGCCCCCAGCCGGCCCCACGCCACGGCGCGGACGGCCGGCCCCGACCGGGCGTCTACGGCAGCGACCGTCCCGCCGAGCCGGGCGTCTACGGCGGTGACCGCCCTGCTCAGCCGGGCGTCTACGGCGCGCCGTCCCGCCCGGCCGAGCCCGGCCCGCGGGCACCGCAGCCGGCCGCCTCCGCGCCCGCCCCGGCCCCGCGCCCGGTCGGCGTGGTCCGGCACACGGAGACCGTGCACGTCACCACCCGGCACACCGTCGTCGACGGGCCGGATCCGGCGGCTGGCGGTTATGGCGGCGAGCGCTGGTCCCCGGCCCCCGGTGGTGACGACGACAGGTGGTCGCCGGCTCCCCAGGAACGGCCGTGGTCGGGTGGCCGGCGGCCGGCGACCAGCGAACCGGATGGCCCGCCGTGGTCGGGTGGCCGGCGGCCGGCGGCCGGTGAGCCGGAGGGCCCGCCGTGGTCGGGTGGCCGGCGGCCGGCGGCCGGTGAGCCGGAGGGCCCGCCGTGGACCGGGCACGCCGACCCGGTCGCCCGCGTGCGGGGCGCCGACGCCCACCGGTTCCCTGAGCCGGCCGCCGCGGAGCCGTTCGACGACGGTGCCTGGGCCCGGCAGCCGTCCTTCCGGGACGAGCCGGCCCACGCCGCCCGACGCGAGGATCGGGGCGCGGCCGTCCAGCCGCAGGCGCGGGGCGGCTACGGCGGGTCGCGGGCCGGCGGTGGCGACGGCCCGGCGGGTCGGCACGGGGCGGACCGCGTCCCCGCGTACCCGCCCGCGCCCGCCGCCTCCGGCCAGTGGTCCGAGGCGGAGGCCGGCGACCGGTGGGCGGAGGTGCGCGACGACGACCGGGGCCGGGAGGTCCGGGTCGGCGAGCGCCGGGCCACCGCGCGCGCGGACGCGACCAGCAGCGGGTACCGGGTGGAGGACCGCTGGGCGGCGGTCCGGCAGGGCGACCCCTACCCGCAGGGGAGCCCGGGGGACCGCTGGTGGGACGGGGACGCCGCCGGCCCGGGGGCCGCCGGCCCGGGCGGCTGGCGCGAGGCCCCCTCGGCGGAGCGGTGGGGGGCGGCGGAACCCGAGCCGGCCCGGCCCAGCCGGCACCAACGCGCCGACGGGCAGCGGTACGGCTACCCGCCCCCCGACGAGACGCCCCGCGCCGGCGCTGCCCGCCCGGCCGACCACTGGCGCTGATTCCGCCGGCGCGAACCGGCAGGGGAGCTCCCTACTTGTCGATGTCGCCCACCACGAAGAACATCGAGCCGAGGATCGCGATCAGGTCGGGCACCAGGCACCCCGGCAGCAGGGTGGCCAGCGCCTGCACGTTCGCGTACGACGCGGTGCGCAGCTTCAGCCGCCACGGCGTCTTCTCGCCCCGCGACACCAGGTAGTAGCCGTTGATGCCGAGCGGGTTCTCCGTCCAGGCGTACGTGTGCCCCTCGGGGGCCTTCACGACCTTCGGCAGCCGGGTGTTCACCGGCCCGGTGAGCCGGTCCACCCGCTCCAGGCACTGCTCGGCGAGGTCGAGCGAGGCGTACACCTGGTCGAGCAGCACCTCGAACCGGGCGTGGCAGTCACCGGCGGTCTTCGTCACGACCGGCACGTCGAGCTGGTCGTAGGCGAGGTAGGGCTCGTCGCGGCGCAGGTCCAGGTCGAGCCCGGAGGCGCGGGCGACGGGCCCGGACGCGCCGAACGCGGCGGCGTCGGCGGCGGACAGCACCCCGACCCCGACGGTGCGGGCCAGGAAGATCTCGTTGCGCCGGATCAGCCTGTCCAGGTCCGGCATGCGGCGGCGCACCTCGCCGATGGCGGCGTGGGCCCGGCCGGTCCAGCCGGCCGGCACCTCCTCCTTGAGCCCGCCGACCCGGTTGAACATGTAGTGGATCCGGCCGCCGGAGACCTCCTCCATGACCGCCTGGATGGTCTCCCGCTCGCGGAACGCGTAGAAGACCGGCGTGATCGCGCCGATCTCCAGCGGGTAGGAGCCGAGGAACATCAGGTGGTTGAGCACCCGGTTCAGCTCGGCCAGGGCCATCCGCAGCCAGGTGGCGCGCTCGGGCACCTCCATGCCCATGAGCCGCTCGACGGCGAGCACCACGCCCAGCTCGTTGGAGAACGCCGACAGCCAGTCGTGCCGGTTGGCGAGCACGATGATCTGCCGGTAGTCGCGCACCTCGAACAGCTTCTCCGCGCCCCGGTGCATGTAGCCGACGATCGGCTCGGCGGCGACCACCCGTTCCCCGTCGAGCACCAGCTTGAGCCGCAGCACGCCGTGCGTGGAGGGGTGCTGCGGCCCGATGTTGAGCACCATGTCGGTGCCGAGCTGCTCGCCGCCGGCCCCGGTGCCGACGGTCAGCTCGCGCAGGTCACCGGTGTCCGTGGTCATGCCCGTCATCGTGCCATGAGCGCATCGACGGCGACGCCGACCGGCTGGAGCAGCCACCAGTGCCCGCCGAGCCCGGCCGGGTCGGTCAGCTCGGCCACCGCTGACGCGGCGGCGAGCGCCCGCAGGTAGCCCGCCGGGTCGGTGCCGGCCAGGCTCAGCGGCGGTCGCCCGCCGTCGGCCCCGAGCGCGCGCAGCGCCTCCCGCTGCGACATCAGCGTGTACGCGCACCCGGCGACCCGCTCCCCGGCGGCGGCGGCGGAGTCCATGGCCACGTGCGCGGTGACGTCGCACGAGCCGTCCGGCACCGGCGGCACCTGCCGCCCGCCCCGGTACCCGGTCAGCGTCCCGCCCGCCGGCCGCGCCCGGCGCAGGTGCCCGTAGTCCACACCCAGCGCCACTCCCCGCCGCAGGCGCTCCACGACCCCGGCCCAGGCCAGATCCCGCCCCCGCCCCACCTCCACCCGCCCCCCGGGGCCGGAGGTGGGGTGCCAGCGGGTCAGCCAGGTTTGGTCCTCTTCGGTCAGTGGGGGCCCTGGGGTTTCCTCGCCCGTGCTCGGGTCCACCAACACGTAGCGCCAGCCGGTTTCGGTGGGGACGGCCACGTCGACGGGGACGTTGTCCAGCCATTCGGTGGCCAACAGCAGACCGGTGATTCCCGTGGGGGCCTCGGTCGTCCAGTCGATGGCGGGCGGGAGGTCCGGTGGGCGGGAGGCCAGTTCCACGGCCGTGAGGCGCAGGCGGTCGGCCAGCGGCACCGGTGGCGGGGAGGTGCCGCTCGGGGCCGTGTCCGGGGCCGCCGCCTCGTCGGCCAGGGTGGCCAGGGCGACGAGCAGCTCGCCCCGGCCCGCGCCCACGTCCACGAGGTCGAACGGCGCGGGGAAGCCGAGGGCGGCGTCGAGCCGCGACACGAGCCGGAACACCGCCGCCGCGAACGCCGGGGAGGCGTGCGCGCTCGTGCGGAAGTGGCCGGCCGGGCCCGCCCCGCCGACGAAGAAGCCATCCGGCCCGTACAGGGCGCGGTCCATCGCGTCCCGCCAGCGCAGTGGCACGGAGTTCATCCCGCGTTCAGGGCCCGTCACCGTGCCGACCCTACGGTCTGCGGGCATGAGACGAATCGCGATCCCCGCGCTGGCGGCCGTACCGCTGCTGCTGGCCGCCTCCGGTGCCGCCGCCGCGCCCGCCCGGGGCGACGCGCCGCGCGCGGTGCGGGCGGTGGCCGAGACCCCCAGCCTGTACGACGACGCAGCCGGCGGCGACGCCGACGCCGACGACCCGGCGATCTGGGTGCACCCGACCGACCCGGCCGGCAGCCTGGTGATCGCCACCGCCAAGAACGGCGGCCTGCGGGTCTACGACCTGGCCGCCCGCGAGCGGCAGGCGATCGCCACCCCGCCCGCCCCGGGCCCGGACGACGAGCCGGGCCGGTTCAACAACGTCGACCTGGTGGCCGGTTTCCGGCTCGGCGGGCAGCGGGTCGACCTGGCGGTGGTCACCGACCGGGGGCGCGACCAGCTCCGGTTCTACCGCATCGACCCGGCGACCCGGCTGCTCACCGACGTGACCGCGCCGGGCGTGCCGTTCGCGTTCAGTCGGGACCAGGCGGAGGTCGACGAGCAGCGCACCGCGTACGGGCTGGGCGCCTACGTCGACCCCGCCGGGGCCGCGTACGCGGTGGTGAGCCGGCGCAGCACCCCGGAGGTGGGGGTGTTCCGGCTGGTCGAGCGCGCCGGGCGGGTCACCTACCGGCCGGTGGACCGGCTGACGCTGCCGTCGGCGTTCACCCTGCCCGACGGCACCGCCTGGTCGCCGTGCACCGACCCGGGCGACGGCCCGCAGGTGGAGGGGACCGTGGTGGACCCGGACACCGGCGTGGTGCACCTGGCGCAGGAGAAGGTGGGCCTGTGGCGGACCCGGCTGGCGGGCGGCCGGTTCGCCGGGCCGCCGACGCTGGTCGAGCGGGTCCGCGAGTACGGCGTGCCGGCCGCGTTCGACCCGGCGGAGGACGACTGCGTGACCGACTACCCGGCCGATCCCGGGTTCGGCGGCCCGATCGCGCAGGACGTGGAGGGGCTGACGATCTACCGGACGGGCCGCCTGACCGGCACCCTGGTCGTCTCCGCCCAGGGCGACGACACGTTCCACACGTACGACCGGCGCAGCGGCCGCCCGACGGGCCGCTTCGCGGTGGTCGACGGCGTGGTGGACGGCTCGCAGGAGTGCGACGGCGCGGCCGTGACCGCGACCCCGCTGCCGGGCTTCCCCGGCGGGCTGCTGGTGGTGCACGACGGCCGGAACACCCCGGAGACCCCGGGCGGGGACGGCGAGGCCCGCCCGGACACCGACTTCAAGTTCGTCGACGCCGGGTTCCTGCGTCGCCGCTGATCATGGCCGGGCCGGGCCGTCGGGACGCCCCGCGGCGGCCCGGCCGCCCGGCGGTGAAGGTTTTCACACCTTCTTGTTGCGACCTCTTCACGGCGGCGCATACTTGCGATCGACCGGTACCCCCTTCGAGGACTGGATCGTTGCCATGAGCGCACCGCTGCGCCCGCGTCCGGCTGCCCCCGCGCGGGCCGCCGCACCCTCGGGCGGCGTCACACTCTCCTTCCCCCGCGTGCTGACCGTCGGCGTCCTCGGCGCCGGCCGGGTCGGCGCCGTGCTGGGCGCGACGCTCGCCGCCGCCGGGCACCGGGTGGTCGCCGCCTCCGGCGTCTCCGGGGCGGCTAAGGCCCGCATCGCCCTGCTGCTGCCCGACGCCGCCAACCGCTCCGCCACCTCCGTGGCGCACGCCGCGACCGACCTGCTGCTGGTCGCCGTGCCCGACGACGCGCTCGCGGCGGTGGTGGCCGGTCTCGCCGAGACCGGGGCGCTGCGCCCCGGCCAGGTGGTCGCGCACACCTCCGGCGCGCACGGGCTGGCCGTCCTCGCCCCCGCCGCCGCCGTCGGGGCCCGCCCGCTGGCCCTGCACCCGGCGATGACCTTCACCGGCACGCCCGACGACCTCGGCCGGCTCGCCGGCATCTCGTACGGGGTGACCGCGCCGGCCGAGCTGCGTCCGCTGGCCGCCCGGCTGGTGGCCGACCTCGGCGGGGTGCCCGAGTGGGTGGGCGAGACCGACCGGGCGCTCTACCACGCGGCGCTGGCGCACGGCGCGAACCACCTGGTGACCCTGGTCAACGAGGCGGCCGACCGGCTGCGCGACGCCGGGGTGGGCCAGCCGGAGAAGGTGCTCGCCCCGCTGCTGCGGGCGGCGCTGGAGAACGCCCTGCGCCTCGGTGACGACGCGCTGACCGGCCCGGTGTCCCGGGGCGACGCCGGCACCGTACGCCGGCACCTGGAACGGTTGGCAGCGACCGCGCCCGAGTCGGTCGCGGCGTACCTGGCCCTGGCCCGGCGCACGGCGGACCGGGCCATCGCGTCGGGCCGGCTGCGCCCGGCGGACGCCGCGCCGCTGCTCGACGTGCTCGGCGGGACCCGACGAGAGGTGAGGCACGCATGACGGAGCTGGTGCGGACCCGCGTGGAGCTGGCGAAGGCGCGCGCCGCCCTGACCGGCACCGTCGGCGTGGTGATGACCATGGGCGCGTTGCACGCCGGGCACGAGACGCTGCTGCGCGCCGCCCGGGAGCGGGCCGACCACGTGCTGGTGACGATCTTCGTGAACCCGCTCCAGTTCGGGCCGACCGAGGACTTCGACCGCTACCCGCGCACCCTGGAGGCGGACCTGGAGGTCTGCCGGCGGGCCGGGGCCGACGTGGTCTTCGCGCCGGACCGGGGTGAGGTGTATCCGGACGGCGAGCCCCTGGTGCGGGTGGACCCGGGGCGGCTCGCCGACGACCTGGAGGGCCTGAGCCGGCCCGGCTTCTTCCACGGGGTGCTGACCGTGGTGCTGAAGCTGCTCCATCTCACCCGCCCCGACCTGGCGTTCTTCGGCGAGAAGGACTACCAGCAGCTCAC
This genomic window contains:
- a CDS encoding ABC transporter permease, which gives rise to MSNPVGQAVLWLNDPLNWTNPGGILDRLGEHLGMSAAAVLLGCLVAWPVGLWLGHTGRGGGLVVLVSNVTLAIPTLALLTILPLTFLGFGRPAVVVALAVFAVPPLLANAYTGVRQTDPEARDAARGMGLSGGQVLRRVELPLAVPYLAAGFRTAAVQVVATAALASFVNGGGLGQIIRAGFGLDIAAGGGQIIAGGLLVAGLAMLVELVLALVERLVTPRPLRPARRRANRRAADAVAGS
- a CDS encoding glycine betaine ABC transporter substrate-binding protein; translated protein: MRARTRLAIGAVGALAAAGFLTGCGDAGSSGTEAPQQGASGAGCAPVAGDQLVVLADDKKLQNTDNVIPAVNAKAATPELLAALDKVSAALDTPKLIALNKAVDVDRKTSKVAAEEFVTANNVTQGIAKGPGGTIVVGAGNFTESQTIAELYRIALTAAGYQVKVQQIGNRELYEPALEKGEIQVVPEYAATMAEFLNTKANGKDAQPVSSPELDKTVAALKAAGEKAGIAFGAPSAAQDQNAFAVTKAFADKYGVGTLSELAAKCSGSATVLAGPPECPQRPKCQAGLVEVYDFKAGSFSSLDAGGPQTKNALKTGSASVGLVFSSDGALAAS
- a CDS encoding NADH-quinone oxidoreductase subunit D, producing MTGMTTDTGDLRELTVGTGAGGEQLGTDMVLNIGPQHPSTHGVLRLKLVLDGERVVAAEPIVGYMHRGAEKLFEVRDYRQIIVLANRHDWLSAFSNELGVVLAVERLMGMEVPERATWLRMALAELNRVLNHLMFLGSYPLEIGAITPVFYAFRERETIQAVMEEVSGGRIHYMFNRVGGLKEEVPAGWTGRAHAAIGEVRRRMPDLDRLIRRNEIFLARTVGVGVLSAADAAAFGASGPVARASGLDLDLRRDEPYLAYDQLDVPVVTKTAGDCHARFEVLLDQVYASLDLAEQCLERVDRLTGPVNTRLPKVVKAPEGHTYAWTENPLGINGYYLVSRGEKTPWRLKLRTASYANVQALATLLPGCLVPDLIAILGSMFFVVGDIDK
- a CDS encoding SAM-dependent methyltransferase, with protein sequence MPLRWRDAMDRALYGPDGFFVGGAGPAGHFRTSAHASPAFAAAVFRLVSRLDAALGFPAPFDLVDVGAGRGELLVALATLADEAAAPDTAPSGTSPPPVPLADRLRLTAVELASRPPDLPPAIDWTTEAPTGITGLLLATEWLDNVPVDVAVPTETGWRYVLVDPSTGEETPGPPLTEEDQTWLTRWHPTSGPGGRVEVGRGRDLAWAGVVERLRRGVALGVDYGHLRRARPAGGTLTGYRGGRQVPPVPDGSCDVTAHVAMDSAAAAGERVAGCAYTLMSQREALRALGADGGRPPLSLAGTDPAGYLRALAAASAVAELTDPAGLGGHWWLLQPVGVAVDALMAR
- a CDS encoding phytase, encoding MRRIAIPALAAVPLLLAASGAAAAPARGDAPRAVRAVAETPSLYDDAAGGDADADDPAIWVHPTDPAGSLVIATAKNGGLRVYDLAARERQAIATPPAPGPDDEPGRFNNVDLVAGFRLGGQRVDLAVVTDRGRDQLRFYRIDPATRLLTDVTAPGVPFAFSRDQAEVDEQRTAYGLGAYVDPAGAAYAVVSRRSTPEVGVFRLVERAGRVTYRPVDRLTLPSAFTLPDGTAWSPCTDPGDGPQVEGTVVDPDTGVVHLAQEKVGLWRTRLAGGRFAGPPTLVERVREYGVPAAFDPAEDDCVTDYPADPGFGGPIAQDVEGLTIYRTGRLTGTLVVSAQGDDTFHTYDRRSGRPTGRFAVVDGVVDGSQECDGAAVTATPLPGFPGGLLVVHDGRNTPETPGGDGEARPDTDFKFVDAGFLRRR
- a CDS encoding Rossmann-like and DUF2520 domain-containing protein is translated as MSAPLRPRPAAPARAAAPSGGVTLSFPRVLTVGVLGAGRVGAVLGATLAAAGHRVVAASGVSGAAKARIALLLPDAANRSATSVAHAATDLLLVAVPDDALAAVVAGLAETGALRPGQVVAHTSGAHGLAVLAPAAAVGARPLALHPAMTFTGTPDDLGRLAGISYGVTAPAELRPLAARLVADLGGVPEWVGETDRALYHAALAHGANHLVTLVNEAADRLRDAGVGQPEKVLAPLLRAALENALRLGDDALTGPVSRGDAGTVRRHLERLAATAPESVAAYLALARRTADRAIASGRLRPADAAPLLDVLGGTRREVRHA
- the panC gene encoding pantoate--beta-alanine ligase, with amino-acid sequence MTELVRTRVELAKARAALTGTVGVVMTMGALHAGHETLLRAARERADHVLVTIFVNPLQFGPTEDFDRYPRTLEADLEVCRRAGADVVFAPDRGEVYPDGEPLVRVDPGRLADDLEGLSRPGFFHGVLTVVLKLLHLTRPDLAFFGEKDYQQLTLVRRMARDFDVPVEVVGVPTVREPDGLALSSRNRYLSPPERQAALTLSAALRAGAAAADRGEHGGEVLAAVHRALGDGPPGVEVDYVALTDADLEPGPVAGPARLLIAARVGTTRLIDNTAIRLAPRS